A single window of Psychromonas ingrahamii 37 DNA harbors:
- a CDS encoding FAD-binding and (Fe-S)-binding domain-containing protein, translating to MENNDQHNYQQLQDLLTTKINHERIFTEEALLLAYGTDASFYRLIPKMVVRLKNLDEVIFTIQACAKLNLPCTFRAAGTSLSGQAVSDSVLIMLTDDWRGHSIHNDGHKITLQPGVIGADANKYLASFGRKIGPDPASINTCKIGGIAANNASGMCCGTAQNTYRTVDSMKLVFTDGTLLDTSDKASIEAFEIKQSALVSGIKKLCADVKNNDELAQRIRHKYRLKNTTGYSINALVDYSDPIDVIKHLMIGSEGTLGFIAEITYNTVIDHPHKASALIVFKDIEEASQAVTALAKSPVSAVEMMDGRAMRSVADAAGMPDFIKDLDLEAGTLLIESRAGDKASLEQQCAAIMQTASQFKVIESIAFTSDAETVATLWGIRKGMFPAVGAVREVGTSVIIEDVAFPVEYLAAGVRDLQQLFDKFHYDEAIIFGHALEGNLHFVFTQGFDLPAEIKRYGDFMDAVAELVAVKYQGSLKAEHGTGRNMAPYVELEWGKDGHALMQQIKALFDPLGILNPGVIINDDPHSHLKNLKPMPKADDLIDRCIECGFCEPVCPSRTLSLSPRQRIVLYRELQRREAAGETDNLEEFRKVFEYQGVDTCAATGLCAERCPVGINTGDLVKKLRTTKYQKYNTIARWTANHFSATTKMVNVGFKVNTLAQKTLGEEVVGKVTNGLRKLSAGKTPMWIPELPTSNPHQPKNTKVTNKTGNGKKVVYLPSCASRTMGQQAGNSDARPLTEVTTSLLIKAGFEIIIPDALSDQCCGMPYDSKGMTVIAKQKSQQLEDALWQASEQGKWPILMDTSPCAKYSLEQFTQPMEILEPTAFVLNYLLEYLTLSPVKEAVMLHITCSARRMGLADSMLTLANACASKVIVPEHIECCGWAGDKGFTTPELNAAALQTLKEQVPDNCSRGFSNSRTCEIGLSHHSGIPYQSILYLVDEVSA from the coding sequence ATGGAAAATAACGATCAACATAACTACCAACAACTGCAGGATTTGCTGACCACAAAGATTAATCATGAGCGTATTTTCACCGAAGAGGCTTTGCTGCTTGCCTACGGGACAGATGCCAGCTTTTACCGCTTAATTCCCAAAATGGTGGTCCGTTTAAAAAACCTTGATGAAGTTATTTTTACTATTCAGGCCTGCGCTAAGCTTAACCTTCCTTGTACCTTTCGAGCAGCAGGCACCAGTTTATCAGGTCAAGCGGTATCGGATTCTGTTTTAATTATGCTCACCGATGATTGGCGCGGTCACAGTATTCACAACGATGGCCATAAAATCACCCTGCAGCCCGGCGTTATTGGCGCAGATGCCAATAAATATCTGGCGTCATTCGGGCGTAAAATAGGCCCGGATCCGGCCTCTATCAACACCTGTAAAATTGGTGGCATTGCGGCGAATAATGCCAGCGGAATGTGTTGCGGGACAGCACAAAATACTTACCGCACCGTTGACAGCATGAAGTTAGTTTTTACGGACGGGACCCTGCTCGATACGTCGGACAAAGCCAGTATTGAAGCTTTTGAAATTAAGCAGTCGGCATTAGTTTCAGGTATTAAAAAACTCTGTGCTGATGTCAAAAATAATGACGAATTGGCGCAGCGTATCCGCCATAAATATCGCCTGAAAAATACCACTGGCTATTCAATCAATGCCTTAGTTGATTATTCAGATCCGATCGATGTGATCAAACACCTGATGATAGGTTCTGAAGGTACTTTAGGCTTTATTGCTGAAATAACCTATAACACAGTCATAGATCACCCGCACAAAGCCTCTGCTTTGATTGTCTTTAAGGACATTGAAGAAGCCAGTCAAGCAGTTACCGCTTTAGCAAAAAGTCCCGTCTCCGCAGTTGAAATGATGGATGGACGCGCAATGCGTTCGGTAGCAGATGCAGCCGGCATGCCTGATTTTATCAAAGACTTGGATTTAGAAGCCGGTACACTATTGATTGAATCACGTGCTGGTGACAAGGCAAGCTTAGAGCAACAATGCGCCGCCATTATGCAAACAGCCAGCCAATTTAAAGTGATTGAATCGATCGCTTTTACCAGCGATGCCGAGACTGTCGCCACCCTATGGGGTATTCGTAAAGGCATGTTCCCGGCCGTTGGCGCAGTACGTGAGGTTGGCACTAGCGTTATCATTGAAGACGTGGCCTTTCCTGTGGAATACTTAGCCGCCGGGGTACGTGATTTACAGCAGCTTTTCGATAAGTTTCATTACGATGAAGCGATTATTTTTGGCCATGCGCTGGAAGGTAACCTGCACTTTGTCTTCACTCAGGGATTTGACTTACCCGCTGAAATCAAACGCTATGGCGACTTTATGGATGCCGTGGCTGAGTTAGTTGCAGTGAAATATCAAGGTTCATTAAAAGCGGAACATGGGACAGGCCGTAATATGGCTCCCTATGTTGAGCTTGAATGGGGTAAAGATGGCCATGCCCTGATGCAGCAGATTAAAGCTTTATTTGATCCCCTGGGCATATTAAACCCCGGGGTAATTATTAATGATGATCCGCATTCACACCTTAAAAACCTCAAACCAATGCCCAAAGCCGATGATTTGATTGATCGTTGTATTGAATGTGGTTTTTGTGAACCGGTCTGCCCTTCACGCACACTGTCCCTGTCACCGCGCCAGCGTATTGTCTTATATCGCGAACTGCAACGCCGAGAAGCCGCAGGCGAAACAGACAATTTAGAAGAATTCCGTAAGGTCTTTGAATACCAGGGGGTTGATACCTGTGCCGCTACCGGCCTGTGCGCCGAGCGCTGCCCGGTCGGTATTAATACCGGCGATCTGGTGAAAAAACTGCGCACCACTAAATATCAGAAATACAACACTATTGCCCGCTGGACAGCCAATCATTTCTCGGCCACCACCAAGATGGTTAATGTCGGATTTAAGGTGAATACACTTGCGCAGAAAACCCTTGGTGAGGAAGTCGTCGGTAAAGTCACTAACGGATTGCGCAAGCTAAGCGCCGGCAAAACACCCATGTGGATACCTGAACTGCCGACTTCTAATCCCCACCAGCCGAAAAACACTAAGGTCACTAACAAAACAGGAAATGGTAAAAAGGTTGTTTACTTGCCTTCCTGCGCCAGTCGCACCATGGGACAACAAGCAGGCAATAGTGATGCTCGCCCGCTTACGGAAGTGACCACCTCTCTGCTTATCAAAGCCGGCTTTGAAATTATTATTCCTGACGCTTTGAGCGACCAATGCTGTGGTATGCCCTACGACAGCAAGGGCATGACAGTCATTGCTAAGCAAAAATCACAGCAGTTAGAAGATGCACTCTGGCAAGCAAGCGAGCAGGGCAAGTGGCCAATTTTAATGGATACCAGTCCCTGTGCAAAATACAGTCTTGAGCAGTTTACCCAACCGATGGAAATTTTAGAGCCCACAGCTTTTGTGCTCAACTATCTGCTCGAATATTTAACACTTTCACCCGTTAAAGAAGCAGTGATGCTTCATATTACCTGCAGTGCACGACGTATGGGTCTGGCAGACAGCATGCTTACACTCGCCAATGCCTGCGCCTCAAAAGTGATTGTACCTGAGCATATTGAGTGCTGTGGTTGGGCGGGTGATAAAGGCTTTACCACGCCTGAACTCAATGCAGCAGCACTGCAGACACTCAAAGAGCAAGTACCGGACAACTGCTCGCGCGGCTTCAGCAATAGCCGCACCTGTGAGATAGGTTTATCCCACCATAGCGGCATTCCTTATCAGTCTATTTTGTATTTGGTCGATGAGGTGAGCGCTTAG
- a CDS encoding LutC/YkgG family protein — protein MSSARNAILSRLRDAKPEAKAMETIIYQPWVSEDEKVITERFIAGLSASHAEVISTSHKALSKLIEEVAVGKQLEHIALGTSGEFHEHIIQATKSLKTVFFDNDIKDWKSSLFNNVDAGITHCRAGIADTGTLVLWPDVSEPRTLSLVPPCHIALIKRSTIVSNFAELMEMQAWQNNMPTNIVLVSGPSKTADIQQTLAYGAHGPSQLVVILIEDM, from the coding sequence ATGAGCAGCGCAAGAAATGCCATTCTATCTCGCCTTCGTGATGCCAAGCCCGAAGCAAAAGCCATGGAAACTATCATATATCAGCCTTGGGTGAGCGAGGATGAAAAGGTGATAACAGAACGTTTTATTGCCGGATTATCGGCCAGTCATGCCGAAGTGATTTCAACGAGCCATAAAGCACTCAGCAAGCTAATAGAGGAAGTCGCCGTCGGTAAACAGCTTGAGCACATTGCTCTGGGCACCAGTGGTGAATTTCATGAACATATAATTCAAGCGACTAAATCATTAAAAACAGTGTTTTTTGACAACGATATCAAGGATTGGAAGTCGAGTCTGTTTAATAATGTTGATGCGGGCATTACGCATTGCCGGGCCGGCATCGCAGACACGGGTACATTAGTATTGTGGCCGGATGTTTCCGAGCCAAGAACCCTTTCATTAGTGCCACCCTGCCACATTGCCCTGATCAAACGCTCAACTATTGTCAGCAACTTTGCAGAGCTGATGGAAATGCAGGCATGGCAGAACAATATGCCGACCAATATCGTCTTAGTTTCCGGTCCGTCAAAAACCGCAGATATACAGCAAACATTGGCTTACGGTGCCCATGGACCAAGTCAATTGGTCGTGATTTTGATTGAGGATATGTAA
- a CDS encoding LutB/LldF family L-lactate oxidation iron-sulfur protein, which yields MSQANNGVQIEDLAPEHFHDQAKAALADPQLRQNFRGAMDYLTDKRKIAFSDPTEEKRIRDLSAAIRQRSLSKLPDLLEQLETNCTNNGIQVHWAETTEQANSIIAGIAGQHNAKNIIKGKSMVSEEIELNHEMEKLGIECLESDMGEYIVQLDGDKPSHIIMPAIHKNKQEVSDTFEKHLDDFTPTVDVDELIKTGRTRLRKKFHDADIGLSGVNFAVAETGTLCLVENEGNGRMCTTVPNVHIAITGIEKVVEFLSDVPPLYSALTRSATGQAITTYFNMISSPRRAGELDGPEEVHLVLLDNGRTQAFADEEMRQTLQCIRCGACMNHCPVYTRIGGHAYGTTYPGPIGQIISPHMMGLDNTKDLVTASSLCGACGEVCPVNIPIPEMLQRLRQEAKNSPKNNRPAIKGQAAAASRIELLAMKGFAFAASHPSLYHLGSWSATKMRSLMPSKIGPWTQCRTAPKPAGKTLHQLIKARKQGQKS from the coding sequence ATGAGCCAAGCAAATAACGGCGTACAGATTGAAGATTTAGCACCGGAGCATTTTCATGATCAGGCCAAAGCAGCCCTTGCCGATCCACAGCTACGCCAAAATTTTCGCGGCGCAATGGACTACTTAACAGACAAACGTAAAATTGCTTTTTCAGATCCGACAGAAGAAAAACGCATTCGCGATTTATCCGCGGCGATTCGCCAGCGCAGCCTGAGCAAACTGCCCGATTTACTCGAACAGCTTGAAACTAACTGTACAAATAATGGTATTCAGGTGCATTGGGCAGAAACGACCGAACAAGCGAACAGTATCATTGCCGGTATTGCCGGGCAGCATAATGCCAAGAATATTATTAAAGGCAAATCCATGGTGAGTGAAGAAATTGAACTCAACCACGAAATGGAAAAGCTCGGTATTGAATGTTTAGAAAGTGATATGGGCGAATATATTGTGCAGCTCGATGGCGATAAACCCTCCCATATCATTATGCCCGCCATTCATAAAAACAAGCAGGAAGTCAGCGATACCTTCGAAAAACACCTCGATGACTTCACCCCGACCGTCGATGTGGATGAATTGATTAAAACCGGGCGCACCCGTCTACGGAAAAAATTTCACGATGCAGATATTGGCTTATCGGGGGTTAACTTTGCCGTCGCGGAAACCGGCACCCTGTGTCTGGTTGAAAACGAAGGCAACGGACGTATGTGTACGACGGTGCCCAATGTGCATATTGCCATTACCGGTATCGAAAAGGTGGTGGAGTTTTTAAGCGATGTGCCGCCGCTGTACAGCGCCCTTACCCGTTCAGCTACGGGACAGGCCATTACCACTTATTTTAATATGATAAGCTCACCGCGCCGCGCGGGTGAGTTAGACGGCCCTGAAGAAGTTCACCTGGTGCTGCTCGATAACGGCCGTACACAAGCCTTTGCCGACGAAGAGATGCGTCAAACACTGCAATGTATTCGTTGTGGTGCGTGCATGAACCACTGCCCGGTGTACACCCGTATTGGTGGTCATGCTTACGGCACGACTTATCCTGGACCCATTGGTCAAATTATTTCACCCCATATGATGGGGCTCGATAACACTAAAGATTTAGTGACAGCATCGAGCCTGTGCGGTGCCTGTGGCGAAGTCTGCCCGGTAAATATTCCCATTCCAGAAATGCTGCAGCGCTTACGTCAGGAAGCTAAAAATTCGCCCAAAAATAATAGGCCAGCGATTAAAGGGCAGGCAGCCGCAGCCAGCAGAATAGAGTTATTGGCAATGAAAGGATTTGCCTTTGCAGCCTCACACCCTTCTCTTTATCATCTGGGATCATGGTCAGCCACCAAGATGAGATCCTTAATGCCAAGCAAAATAGGGCCATGGACACAATGCCGAACAGCCCCTAAACCTGCCGGTAAAACCTTACACCAATTAATCAAAGCACGGAAACAGGGACAAAAATCATGA
- a CDS encoding (Fe-S)-binding protein, with product MRIYPAKPVKVYFYATCLVDLFDPQAGLDAITLLEQQGIEVIFIEKQTCCGQPAYSSGYDQEAKIIAQSQMDLFTENWPVIVLSGSCGGMMHYHYRRLFKDDQNQTQVDDFCERVFELTEFLVNVCRIKLKDQGENTSVVMHTSCAARREMNVHVTSTQLLSQLDNVKIREQDYESECCGFGGTFAVRHSDISQAMVEDKTRHLSETKASNFVSADWGCLLNINGSLEYQGNPMRGRHLASFLLERTGGK from the coding sequence ATGCGAATCTACCCTGCAAAACCGGTCAAAGTATACTTCTATGCGACTTGTCTGGTTGACCTGTTTGATCCACAAGCCGGTCTTGATGCCATCACATTGTTAGAGCAACAGGGGATCGAGGTTATCTTCATTGAAAAACAAACTTGCTGTGGTCAGCCAGCTTATAGCTCAGGTTACGATCAAGAAGCTAAAATAATCGCGCAAAGCCAGATGGACTTGTTCACGGAAAACTGGCCGGTGATCGTTTTATCAGGGTCTTGTGGCGGTATGATGCATTATCACTATCGGCGTTTATTCAAAGATGATCAAAACCAAACCCAGGTTGATGATTTTTGCGAGCGTGTCTTTGAACTGACTGAATTTCTGGTCAACGTCTGCCGGATAAAATTGAAGGATCAGGGAGAAAATACTTCGGTTGTGATGCATACCTCCTGTGCGGCACGTCGGGAGATGAATGTCCACGTGACGTCGACACAACTGCTTAGCCAGCTTGATAACGTCAAGATTCGGGAGCAGGATTATGAAAGTGAATGTTGCGGATTCGGTGGTACTTTTGCGGTTCGTCATTCCGATATCAGTCAGGCAATGGTTGAGGATAAAACGCGCCACTTGTCAGAAACAAAAGCCAGTAATTTTGTCAGTGCCGATTGGGGCTGCCTGCTGAATATTAACGGCTCGCTGGAATATCAGGGCAACCCAATGCGTGGTCGTCATCTTGCGAGCTTTTTATTAGAACGCACGGGAGGAAAATAG
- a CDS encoding L-lactate permease, with protein sequence MNETLLALIAFSPILISGILLVGLNWPAKRAMPIAFLLTALIALFVWDMSATRVIASSLQGLMITVAVLWIVFGAIFLLNTLKHTGAITVIRNGFTNISADRRVQAIIIAWCFGSFIEGASGFGTPAAIAAPLLVAIGFPALAAVLMGMMIQSTPVSFGAVGTPIIVGINKGLDTHNITETLVAGGSNWDVYLQEITSNVAVIHAVVGTFIPVLMAMMLTRFFGKNKSWTEGLDILPFAIFAGLAFTVPYALTGVFLGPEFPALIGGLVSLAIVVTAAKKGFLVPKTKWDFESENNWPKEWLGSLKIDLKENNKKPMSMVLAWAPYVLLAVILVASRVNADFKGFLTGISLSFSNILGEAGVSAAIQPLYLPGGILVFVALLAVILQSRSIKPLAGAFGESSRTLVGAGFVLMFTIPMVRIFINSGVNAADLASMPVTTANFVSGLVGDFFPALSASIGALGAFIAGSNTVSNMMLGQFQFEVAQTLSISTAAVVSLQAVGAAAGNMIAIHNVVAASATVGLLGREGLILRKTAIPTFYYLIATGVIGLVIIYGFNITDVLMAAEQAQ encoded by the coding sequence ATGAACGAAACCCTACTCGCGTTAATCGCATTTTCACCAATACTGATATCGGGGATATTGCTGGTCGGTCTAAACTGGCCTGCCAAACGCGCCATGCCAATCGCCTTTTTATTAACGGCTCTGATAGCGCTCTTTGTCTGGGACATGTCCGCCACCCGCGTTATTGCATCATCCCTGCAGGGATTAATGATTACCGTTGCGGTTCTCTGGATTGTCTTCGGTGCCATTTTTCTGCTTAATACCCTGAAACATACTGGCGCTATCACGGTTATTCGCAATGGGTTTACCAATATTTCCGCCGACCGGCGTGTACAGGCGATTATTATTGCCTGGTGTTTTGGATCCTTTATTGAAGGTGCTTCCGGTTTCGGTACACCGGCAGCGATTGCCGCCCCGCTGTTAGTCGCTATCGGTTTCCCCGCATTAGCAGCCGTCTTAATGGGTATGATGATTCAATCAACCCCAGTTTCATTCGGCGCGGTCGGTACACCAATCATTGTGGGTATCAATAAAGGGCTTGATACACACAACATCACTGAAACACTGGTTGCCGGCGGATCGAACTGGGATGTCTATCTTCAGGAAATCACCTCCAATGTTGCCGTTATTCATGCCGTTGTGGGTACCTTTATTCCGGTGCTAATGGCGATGATGTTAACCCGTTTTTTTGGTAAAAATAAAAGCTGGACAGAAGGACTAGATATCCTGCCCTTCGCTATTTTTGCAGGTTTGGCGTTCACTGTCCCTTACGCACTGACCGGTGTTTTCCTCGGTCCTGAATTCCCAGCATTAATTGGTGGCTTAGTCAGCCTTGCTATTGTGGTCACCGCCGCGAAAAAAGGTTTCCTTGTACCGAAAACAAAGTGGGATTTTGAAAGTGAAAATAACTGGCCGAAAGAATGGTTGGGTTCACTGAAAATAGATTTAAAAGAGAATAACAAAAAACCAATGAGCATGGTGCTTGCCTGGGCACCTTATGTATTGTTAGCAGTGATTCTGGTAGCAAGCCGAGTTAATGCAGACTTCAAAGGTTTTTTAACGGGTATCAGCTTATCCTTCAGCAATATTTTAGGCGAAGCGGGTGTTAGCGCAGCCATTCAGCCGCTCTATTTGCCCGGTGGTATTCTGGTCTTTGTGGCACTGCTTGCGGTTATCCTGCAATCACGTAGCATCAAACCCTTGGCCGGTGCCTTCGGTGAGTCAAGCAGAACATTAGTTGGGGCAGGTTTTGTACTGATGTTTACTATTCCTATGGTACGTATCTTTATTAACTCCGGTGTTAATGCGGCAGATTTAGCCAGCATGCCGGTGACAACGGCTAACTTCGTATCAGGTTTAGTGGGTGACTTTTTCCCGGCACTCAGTGCATCAATTGGCGCACTGGGCGCATTTATTGCGGGTTCTAATACGGTTTCCAATATGATGCTTGGCCAGTTTCAATTTGAAGTAGCGCAAACATTATCGATTTCAACGGCGGCAGTTGTCTCACTTCAGGCGGTGGGTGCCGCGGCAGGTAATATGATTGCTATCCACAACGTAGTAGCAGCCTCTGCAACGGTGGGACTATTGGGCCGCGAAGGTTTGATATTGCGTAAAACAGCTATCCCGACCTTCTATTACCTTATTGCGACCGGCGTGATTGGTTTAGTGATTATCTATGGTTTTAATATCACCGATGTTCTGATGGCAGCAGAACAAGCTCAATAA
- a CDS encoding LysR family transcriptional regulator, with the protein MAKTDDLILFAQVVEEGSFSKVAELNSLTNSVVSKRIKRLEADLGVQLLYRTTRKLTVSEAGKVLYQGAKNVKQAALEAIDAVYGYGESVTGHLKMSVPSISGDLVLAGAVAEFCSMHPGFSVDMSLENSFIDIVGDGYDLVIRTGYLADSSLIARHLIDSQWVICAAPAYIKRFGKPMTPEDLINHNCLQYAYQTTGASEWEFKGINGNYIVKVAGNFSTDNATALRKAALGGYGLAYVPKCLVYPDLLKGDLVDIFPERVGKKLGIYAVYPFSRQPPLKIRMLIEHIRERYLSIAEYF; encoded by the coding sequence ATGGCAAAAACAGATGACCTTATCCTCTTTGCTCAGGTAGTAGAAGAGGGCTCTTTTAGTAAAGTCGCAGAGCTAAATTCCCTTACAAATTCAGTAGTTAGCAAACGTATTAAACGATTGGAAGCGGATCTTGGGGTGCAGCTTTTGTATCGCACTACTCGAAAACTGACCGTCAGCGAAGCAGGAAAAGTACTTTATCAGGGTGCTAAAAATGTGAAGCAGGCAGCATTAGAAGCGATTGACGCAGTGTATGGATACGGTGAAAGTGTTACGGGTCATCTTAAAATGTCAGTGCCGAGCATTTCTGGTGATTTAGTATTGGCCGGCGCAGTTGCTGAATTTTGCAGCATGCATCCCGGATTCAGCGTTGATATGTCTCTGGAAAATTCCTTTATTGATATCGTTGGAGACGGTTATGACCTGGTGATACGCACTGGATATTTGGCAGATTCGAGTTTAATCGCCCGGCATCTTATTGACTCTCAATGGGTTATCTGTGCAGCGCCTGCTTATATCAAGCGTTTTGGCAAACCGATGACCCCGGAAGATCTGATTAATCACAATTGCCTGCAATATGCCTATCAAACAACGGGAGCATCTGAATGGGAATTCAAAGGGATTAACGGTAACTATATTGTCAAAGTCGCGGGTAATTTTTCAACTGATAATGCGACTGCACTTAGAAAAGCGGCGTTGGGCGGCTATGGCTTGGCTTATGTGCCGAAATGTTTGGTGTACCCGGATTTGTTGAAAGGTGATTTAGTGGATATATTCCCAGAACGGGTAGGTAAAAAGTTGGGTATTTACGCCGTTTATCCCTTTAGCCGTCAGCCCCCCTTAAAAATCCGCATGCTGATCGAACACATCAGAGAACGCTATTTATCGATTGCAGAGTATTTTTAA
- a CDS encoding nitrous oxide reductase accessory protein NosL, giving the protein MNCFFNYKSVLAFGLLAVLLGCSEAEPQKKMLKQVAAIENADECHLCGMIISKFPGPKGELYQKKSEDIAKFCSTRDLFGYLLQPENQRQVKQVFVHDMSKTPWGKTDDQYFIDAKTAWYVVDSSKKGAMGKTLASFSLQGDAQAFSREYGGKVYSFDEISIDML; this is encoded by the coding sequence ATGAACTGTTTTTTTAATTACAAATCGGTACTGGCTTTTGGCCTGCTGGCTGTTCTATTAGGCTGTTCAGAAGCGGAGCCCCAAAAAAAAATGCTTAAACAAGTGGCGGCCATTGAAAATGCAGATGAGTGCCACCTGTGCGGCATGATTATTTCTAAATTCCCCGGACCTAAAGGGGAGCTTTACCAAAAAAAATCGGAAGATATTGCTAAGTTTTGCTCAACACGGGATCTGTTCGGTTATTTATTACAGCCGGAAAATCAACGTCAAGTGAAGCAGGTGTTTGTACATGATATGAGTAAAACGCCCTGGGGGAAAACAGACGATCAATATTTTATTGATGCAAAAACAGCCTGGTACGTTGTCGATTCTTCAAAAAAGGGAGCCATGGGTAAGACTCTGGCAAGTTTTAGCCTGCAGGGCGATGCCCAAGCTTTTAGCCGCGAGTATGGCGGTAAGGTTTATTCTTTTGATGAGATCAGCATCGATATGCTTTAA
- a CDS encoding ABC transporter permease: MSPIWAVALKEFQDGVRNRWFISITCIFALLSIGLSYYGSVASGQITPPSLSTTIASLSSLSVFIIPLIALLLCYDSFVGEQESGTLLLLLTYPVSHTQLLLGKFIGQGSIITLATIIGFGSAAILLGFNTDFATVLPTFALFILTASLLGLSFIGLAYIISLSVTEKSKAAGMALILWLFFVLIFDLGLLAILIGVKDGVSQQGLVQLMLFNPADLFRLINLAALDSGDVNGVLAVAINSDYSVSSLLLMMLAWVVSPLLFALFIFSKKSI; encoded by the coding sequence ATGAGTCCTATCTGGGCGGTGGCATTAAAAGAGTTTCAAGATGGCGTACGTAACCGTTGGTTTATTTCAATCACCTGCATTTTTGCTCTGTTATCTATTGGCTTAAGTTATTACGGCTCAGTGGCATCGGGGCAAATTACCCCGCCTTCGTTATCCACTACTATTGCGAGCTTATCCAGCTTGTCAGTGTTTATTATTCCTCTGATCGCATTATTACTTTGCTATGACAGCTTTGTGGGTGAGCAGGAATCCGGCACTTTACTGTTACTGCTGACTTACCCTGTTAGTCATACTCAGCTGCTGCTGGGTAAATTTATCGGTCAAGGCAGCATTATTACGCTGGCAACTATTATAGGTTTTGGCAGTGCCGCTATTTTGTTAGGTTTTAATACCGACTTTGCAACGGTATTACCCACCTTTGCATTGTTTATTTTAACGGCTAGTTTGCTCGGTCTTAGTTTTATTGGGTTAGCTTATATTATCAGTTTATCAGTAACAGAAAAGTCTAAAGCGGCAGGTATGGCACTGATCCTGTGGCTGTTTTTTGTATTGATTTTTGATCTGGGATTATTAGCGATTTTAATCGGTGTTAAGGATGGGGTCTCGCAGCAGGGACTAGTGCAGTTGATGCTCTTTAATCCGGCTGATTTATTTCGCCTGATTAACCTTGCAGCATTGGACAGCGGGGATGTTAACGGGGTATTGGCCGTTGCTATTAACAGTGACTATTCAGTATCAAGTTTGTTATTGATGATGCTGGCCTGGGTTGTTTCACCCCTGTTATTTGCGCTGTTTATTTTCAGTAAAAAAAGTATTTAA
- a CDS encoding ABC transporter ATP-binding protein: MSENIILLEQVNKNYQQLAALHNIDLKLSAGEVLGLFGHNGAGKTTMMKLILGIIKAGSGKVAVFGVDPQNKKAWSSRKKIGYLPENVSFYDQLTGFEVLTYFARLKSANKKQVVELLEKVGLSFAENRPVKTYSKGMRQRLGLAQAFLGDPKLLLLDEPTVGLDPTATKEFYTSVDQLKSNGATIILCSHILPGIEQHIDRAMILSGGESVAMGTLPRLRDIAQLPVSIKTQGINDALQHNKNLAPFMVSPYQLDVPESEKIKVIRELMTFEKLTDLQVETPTLAQIYQYFLGNSVQQEKPL; this comes from the coding sequence ATGAGTGAAAACATTATATTATTAGAGCAGGTTAATAAAAATTATCAGCAGCTTGCCGCACTGCACAATATCGACTTAAAGCTTTCTGCCGGTGAAGTACTGGGTCTATTTGGCCATAATGGGGCGGGTAAAACCACCATGATGAAACTAATTTTAGGGATCATTAAAGCAGGCTCTGGAAAAGTCGCTGTCTTTGGCGTTGATCCGCAAAATAAAAAGGCTTGGAGCAGCCGTAAAAAAATTGGTTACCTACCTGAAAATGTCAGTTTTTATGATCAGCTCACCGGATTTGAGGTGCTCACTTATTTTGCACGTTTAAAATCAGCCAACAAAAAGCAGGTTGTCGAATTATTAGAAAAAGTTGGATTATCCTTTGCCGAAAATCGTCCAGTTAAAACCTACTCAAAAGGGATGCGCCAACGTCTAGGGCTAGCCCAGGCTTTTTTAGGTGATCCTAAATTATTGTTACTTGATGAACCTACTGTGGGTTTAGATCCTACTGCCACAAAAGAGTTTTATACCAGTGTTGATCAGTTAAAGAGTAACGGCGCAACTATTATACTTTGTTCGCATATTTTACCGGGTATAGAGCAACATATTGACCGGGCGATGATCTTGTCGGGCGGCGAATCCGTGGCGATGGGGACACTGCCCAGACTCCGGGATATCGCGCAATTACCCGTTTCGATTAAAACCCAGGGTATTAATGATGCACTGCAGCATAATAAAAATTTGGCCCCTTTTATGGTTTCACCTTACCAGCTGGATGTGCCTGAATCTGAAAAAATAAAGGTGATTCGTGAGTTAATGACCTTTGAAAAATTGACAGATCTGCAGGTTGAAACACCTACCTTAGCGCAAATATATCAATACTTTCTGGGCAACAGTGTACAGCAGGAGAAACCCTTATGA